One Alkalicoccus halolimnae DNA segment encodes these proteins:
- the aceA gene encoding isocitrate lyase: MTNAKQELEQQWSEDRFQGVERPYSPEEVLKLRGSVKIEHTLARMGSERLWNLMKKEDYVNALGALTGNQAMQQVKAGLQAIYLSGWQVAADANLSGEMYPDQSLYPANSVPHVVKRINQTFQRADQIQTAEGKGDTHWFAPIVADMEAGFGGPLNVFELTKQMIEAGAAGVHLEDQLSSEKKCGHLGGKVLQPTQVAVRNLISARLAADVSDVPTIIVARTDANAANLITSDIDEYDHPFLTGERTAEGFYRTNPGIDQAISRGLAYAPFADLIWCETSEPDLEEAKKFAEAIHEKFPGKMLAYNCSPSFNWKGKLDDETIAKFQDELGKMGYKFQFVTLAGFHALNHSMFELAHDYKDNGMAAYSKLQQAEFASESKGYTATRHQREVGTGYFDEVSQVISGGTSSTLALSGSTETSQFK, encoded by the coding sequence ATGACAAACGCAAAACAAGAATTAGAACAGCAGTGGAGTGAAGATCGGTTTCAAGGGGTAGAACGCCCTTATTCACCGGAAGAAGTACTGAAATTGAGAGGCTCCGTGAAGATAGAGCATACCCTGGCGCGAATGGGTTCCGAGCGCCTCTGGAATCTGATGAAAAAGGAAGACTACGTTAATGCCCTCGGTGCTCTTACTGGAAACCAGGCGATGCAGCAGGTGAAAGCGGGACTCCAGGCGATTTACCTCAGCGGCTGGCAGGTGGCAGCAGATGCCAACCTTTCCGGAGAAATGTACCCGGACCAGAGCCTCTACCCGGCTAACAGCGTTCCGCACGTCGTAAAGCGCATTAACCAGACGTTCCAGCGTGCAGATCAGATTCAGACGGCGGAAGGAAAAGGGGATACCCACTGGTTTGCGCCGATCGTAGCGGATATGGAAGCCGGGTTCGGGGGGCCGCTCAACGTATTTGAACTGACCAAACAGATGATTGAAGCCGGTGCTGCCGGAGTTCACCTCGAAGATCAGCTTTCTTCCGAGAAAAAGTGCGGGCACTTAGGCGGAAAAGTTCTCCAGCCGACCCAGGTGGCAGTCCGCAACCTCATCTCGGCCCGGCTCGCAGCGGACGTAAGCGATGTACCGACAATTATCGTTGCCCGCACAGATGCAAACGCAGCGAACCTGATCACAAGTGATATCGATGAATACGACCATCCATTTTTGACCGGAGAACGAACTGCGGAAGGTTTTTACCGCACAAATCCTGGCATCGATCAGGCGATCTCCCGGGGACTTGCTTATGCACCGTTTGCGGACCTTATCTGGTGTGAAACAAGCGAACCGGATCTCGAGGAAGCAAAGAAGTTTGCGGAAGCAATTCACGAAAAATTCCCGGGCAAAATGCTCGCCTATAACTGTTCTCCTTCCTTCAACTGGAAAGGGAAGCTGGATGATGAAACGATTGCCAAGTTCCAGGACGAACTCGGTAAAATGGGCTACAAGTTCCAGTTTGTTACCCTTGCTGGATTCCATGCCCTTAACCACAGCATGTTTGAGCTGGCTCATGACTACAAAGATAACGGTATGGCGGCCTACTCCAAGCTCCAGCAGGCTGAGTTTGCTTCAGAATCAAAAGGCTACACTGCTACACGTCACCAGCGTGAAGTTGGAACAGGCTACTTTGACGAAGTTTCCCAGGTTATTTCCGGAGGGACTTCCTCCACTCTGGCCCTTTCCGGCTCCACAGAAACATCCCAGTTTAAATAA
- a CDS encoding HD domain-containing protein: MKRPDGQLDEEKVFKDPVHRYIHVNDELIWELIGTREFQRLRRIRQLGTTYLTFHGAEHTRFNHSLGVYEIMRRMLENLEKKMTWDTDERLVCLAAALLHDVGHGPFSHSFEKVFQTDHEEWTRWIILGETEINAVLKRMGEDFPERVADVIAKTYENKLIVSLISSQIDADRMDYLLRDAFYTGVSYGQFDMERLLRVMRPQEDQAVFKHSGMHAVEDYIMSRYQMYWQVYFHPVTRSAEVILSKILHRAKELLAAGYEFRQTPHHFHSLFASTMTLQEYIRLDESIIFYYFQEWEQEEDPILSDLCQRFMDRHLFKYVECDPSKQMLIWPELQQLFTAIGLDPAYYLVIDSSSDLPYDFYRPGEKDERMPIHLQMPDGSLRELSRESDIVEAISGKKRTDHKLYFPEDLLLDQEEYGKEKRRILSLLHQQEG, from the coding sequence ATGAAGAGGCCAGATGGACAGCTGGATGAAGAAAAAGTATTTAAAGACCCGGTACACCGGTATATCCACGTAAATGACGAGCTGATCTGGGAGCTGATCGGAACGAGGGAATTTCAGCGGCTCAGAAGAATCCGCCAGCTCGGGACAACCTATTTAACGTTTCACGGAGCGGAGCATACCCGGTTCAATCACTCTCTTGGCGTCTATGAAATTATGCGGCGCATGCTGGAGAACCTGGAGAAAAAGATGACCTGGGATACGGATGAACGTCTGGTCTGTCTTGCTGCAGCGCTGCTTCACGATGTAGGTCACGGTCCATTCTCCCACTCGTTTGAAAAAGTATTTCAAACAGACCATGAGGAATGGACACGCTGGATTATACTTGGAGAAACAGAAATTAATGCTGTTCTGAAAAGAATGGGAGAGGACTTTCCGGAGCGCGTCGCCGACGTCATTGCTAAAACCTACGAAAACAAGCTGATCGTCAGCCTGATCTCCAGCCAGATTGACGCCGACCGCATGGATTATCTGCTGCGCGATGCTTTTTATACAGGAGTCAGCTACGGTCAGTTTGATATGGAGCGGCTGCTTCGCGTCATGCGTCCGCAGGAAGATCAGGCCGTGTTTAAACACAGCGGAATGCACGCGGTGGAGGACTACATTATGAGCCGGTACCAGATGTACTGGCAGGTTTATTTCCACCCGGTGACCCGCAGCGCGGAAGTAATTTTGAGCAAAATCCTGCACCGGGCCAAGGAGCTGCTGGCAGCGGGGTATGAGTTCAGGCAGACGCCGCATCATTTTCATTCGCTGTTTGCCTCCACGATGACGCTGCAGGAGTACATCCGGCTCGATGAATCGATTATTTTCTATTATTTTCAGGAATGGGAACAGGAAGAGGATCCGATACTGAGCGACCTCTGTCAGCGGTTTATGGACCGCCACCTGTTTAAATATGTGGAATGCGATCCGAGTAAACAGATGCTCATCTGGCCGGAGCTGCAGCAGCTTTTCACGGCGATCGGCCTGGATCCGGCTTATTACCTCGTCATTGATTCCTCTTCGGATCTTCCTTATGATTTTTACCGGCCGGGGGAAAAGGATGAACGCATGCCGATCCACCTGCAGATGCCGGACGGGTCACTCCGGGAACTTTCCAGAGAATCTGATATCGTGGAAGCTATTTCAGGAAAAAAACGCACGGACCATAAATTATATTTCCCCGAAGATCTGTTACTGGATCAGGAGGAATATGGAAAAGAAAAGCGCCGGATTTTGTCGCTGCTACATCAACAGGAGGGATAA
- a CDS encoding AMP-binding protein — translation MAEIRSVTVGSLLQEKAEAHPDHEALVYPDRGLRLTYQEFDQRCRETARAFMGLGIEKGDHAAVWSTNRPEWIYSQFATGKMGAVLVTVNTSYQRAELEYLLQQSESSTLILMEDFRDTSYIDTLYSIAPELKDAEPGQLQAARVPHLRNVIVMGENKYPGTFSWEEAMEKKSLVSEAELDQRMASLHADEVINMQYTSGTTGFPKGVMLTHSNIVNNGLNIAECMKLTEKDRMCIPVPFFHCFGCVLGILTGINAGATLVPLQEFEPKQVLQAVANERCTVLHGVPTMFIAELNDPDFAAYDLSSLRTGIMAGSNCPIEVMKDVVNKMGASEITIAYGQTESSPVITQTRTDDPLEVRVSTVGRTLPNVEAKVIRPGTNEEAAPGEQGELITRGYHVMKGYYNNPEETERVLDEDGWLYTGDLSVKDESGYFSITGRLKDMIIRGGENIYPREIEEFLYQHPKILDVQIVGVPDEKYGEEIVAWIRLKEGETATVDEIRDYCRGNISHFKIPRYITFCEEYPMTASGKIQKYKLKQESIALKENTQK, via the coding sequence ATGGCAGAAATACGCTCTGTCACAGTCGGAAGTCTATTGCAGGAAAAAGCAGAGGCTCATCCTGATCACGAAGCACTCGTGTATCCGGACCGTGGGCTGAGGCTTACATACCAGGAATTTGATCAACGCTGCCGGGAAACCGCCCGTGCTTTCATGGGACTCGGCATTGAAAAAGGAGATCACGCAGCTGTCTGGTCAACGAACCGTCCGGAATGGATTTATTCGCAGTTTGCTACGGGAAAAATGGGCGCTGTGCTCGTTACCGTAAACACAAGCTACCAGCGTGCTGAACTGGAATATCTTCTCCAGCAGTCGGAAAGTTCCACCCTAATTCTAATGGAGGATTTCCGGGATACATCGTATATTGATACGCTTTACAGCATTGCTCCTGAGCTCAAAGACGCAGAACCCGGCCAGCTTCAGGCAGCACGGGTCCCTCATCTGAGAAATGTTATTGTGATGGGCGAAAACAAATATCCAGGTACCTTTTCCTGGGAGGAAGCAATGGAGAAAAAATCTCTCGTCAGCGAAGCTGAACTCGATCAGCGCATGGCTTCCCTGCATGCAGACGAAGTAATTAACATGCAGTATACGTCTGGTACGACGGGTTTTCCGAAAGGCGTTATGCTTACTCATTCCAACATTGTTAATAACGGGCTGAATATTGCCGAGTGTATGAAACTGACAGAAAAAGACCGTATGTGCATCCCGGTGCCATTCTTTCACTGCTTCGGCTGCGTCCTTGGCATCCTCACAGGTATAAACGCCGGTGCCACGCTCGTCCCGCTCCAGGAATTTGAACCGAAGCAGGTTCTGCAGGCAGTGGCGAACGAACGCTGTACGGTGCTGCACGGAGTCCCGACGATGTTTATTGCTGAATTGAACGACCCTGATTTCGCGGCATACGATCTCTCTTCCCTGCGTACGGGTATCATGGCAGGCTCCAACTGTCCGATTGAAGTGATGAAGGATGTCGTTAATAAAATGGGAGCCAGTGAAATTACTATTGCTTACGGCCAGACGGAATCTTCTCCCGTTATAACGCAGACACGCACGGATGATCCGCTGGAAGTGCGCGTCTCTACAGTAGGAAGAACGCTGCCGAACGTGGAAGCGAAGGTCATTCGTCCGGGTACGAATGAGGAAGCTGCGCCAGGCGAACAGGGAGAGCTGATTACACGGGGCTATCACGTAATGAAAGGCTACTACAACAATCCTGAGGAAACAGAAAGAGTGCTTGATGAGGATGGATGGCTCTATACAGGTGATTTATCGGTTAAAGATGAAAGCGGTTACTTCAGCATTACCGGACGCCTGAAGGATATGATTATTCGTGGAGGGGAAAATATCTACCCTCGGGAAATTGAAGAATTTCTCTACCAGCATCCGAAAATTCTTGATGTTCAGATCGTCGGTGTCCCGGATGAGAAATATGGAGAGGAAATTGTCGCCTGGATCCGCCTGAAAGAAGGGGAAACGGCCACCGTTGATGAAATCCGTGACTACTGCCGCGGCAATATTTCTCATTTTAAGATTCCACGTTATATCACGTTCTGTGAAGAATATCCGATGACGGCATCCGGAAAGATTCAGAAATACAAGCTGAAACAGGAAAGCATTGCATTAAAAGAGAATACTCAGAAGTAA
- a CDS encoding lipoate--protein ligase family protein encodes MFDLPNALQQPSWYFIDQSRTGLTMNPMASFAMDDTLCEKMAAAPDTGFARSWVHDKTVVLGIQDSRLPSIKEGIAYLEEEGYQVIVRNSGGLAVVLDPGIYNLSLIFQEQRSLTIDRGYEAMVSFTKELLPELGERITDGEIAPSYCPGRYDLSVDGRKFAGISQRRIRGGIAVQIYLAVHGSGAARAELIRRFYEKAARGGPLKYDYPRIEPERMASLSEITGTPLTNDELTKRILSALRKQSEQLASYHLTEQEEERFAYHLERMQKRNERLQ; translated from the coding sequence ATGTTTGACTTACCAAATGCCCTGCAGCAGCCCAGCTGGTATTTTATTGACCAGTCACGCACCGGACTCACGATGAATCCCATGGCTTCATTCGCTATGGACGATACGCTCTGCGAAAAAATGGCCGCGGCCCCGGACACCGGCTTTGCGAGAAGCTGGGTGCATGATAAAACGGTCGTTCTCGGCATTCAGGACAGCCGACTTCCTTCTATCAAAGAGGGGATCGCTTATTTGGAAGAGGAAGGCTATCAGGTGATTGTCCGGAATTCCGGAGGCCTTGCTGTCGTACTCGATCCCGGCATATACAATCTCTCTCTCATCTTTCAGGAACAGCGCTCGCTGACGATCGACCGCGGCTACGAAGCGATGGTTTCCTTTACGAAGGAGCTGCTTCCTGAGCTTGGAGAGCGCATTACCGATGGAGAGATCGCCCCCTCCTACTGCCCGGGGCGCTATGATTTAAGCGTGGACGGCCGGAAGTTTGCAGGCATTTCCCAGCGCAGGATCCGCGGCGGCATTGCCGTGCAGATTTATCTTGCGGTTCACGGGAGCGGAGCGGCACGGGCCGAGCTGATCCGCCGTTTTTACGAAAAAGCGGCACGGGGCGGCCCTTTAAAGTACGACTACCCCCGCATCGAGCCGGAGAGGATGGCCTCTTTATCCGAAATTACAGGCACGCCGCTGACAAATGACGAGCTCACAAAGCGGATTCTGTCTGCTCTCCGAAAGCAGAGCGAGCAGCTGGCTTCTTATCATTTGACGGAGCAGGAAGAGGAGCGCTTTGCGTATCACCTGGAACGGATGCAGAAAAGAAACGAACGTCTTCAATAG
- a CDS encoding YwhD family protein, which translates to MKEEDRLKNEKIKKMSGNFNILSNDSTDGHGGYGVGTINLNNVTPVFVDPEENRAFVDMGALHARSEVEKRVKFLKEKEAVPNGKKYWLVWVTVENRQGVPSYTGVGACEMIVDKSIRRGYKSMPEHVNNMDKSMKGRIAVEHMDDKSKQVLRDYLKDFNKDFWDNSTDELKQNLNDE; encoded by the coding sequence ATGAAAGAAGAAGATCGCTTGAAAAATGAAAAAATAAAAAAGATGAGCGGTAACTTTAATATTTTAAGCAATGACTCTACGGACGGACACGGTGGTTATGGCGTTGGAACAATCAACTTAAATAACGTAACTCCGGTTTTTGTTGATCCGGAAGAAAACCGTGCCTTTGTAGATATGGGAGCTCTTCATGCCCGCAGTGAAGTGGAAAAGCGTGTTAAGTTTCTCAAAGAAAAAGAAGCAGTACCGAACGGCAAAAAGTACTGGCTCGTCTGGGTCACCGTAGAAAACAGACAGGGCGTTCCATCCTACACAGGTGTGGGAGCCTGTGAAATGATCGTCGATAAATCGATCCGCCGCGGGTATAAAAGCATGCCGGAACACGTAAACAATATGGACAAATCGATGAAAGGGCGTATCGCGGTAGAGCATATGGACGATAAATCGAAGCAGGTGCTTCGTGACTATCTTAAAGATTTCAATAAAGATTTCTGGGACAATTCCACAGATGAATTAAAGCAGAATTTAAACGATGAGTAA
- a CDS encoding solute symporter family protein, with product MEDTMWRLENPILGIAAIIVMFLVFYIVGYISNRKSSSVADLYVAGSSIGPITNGLAMASTYMSLATFLGITALILELQVPFIMLWIQLILSIPLITIIYGTSLRRMGAFSPTHFIRERYGVSASIIAALFMILVSLMYALGQMIGIALAFEMALGIPYLPGLLVGGLIIVGYVTIGGMAGASNNAAIQMVIIALMFIIPLGAIMKAVGGTGWFFPPLLYSDMVPAMVDAMPNFFDYQFSPKWYFSLLGLTVGSLGLPHLAMRIYTASNLQSARKAMVWFAFIIGLVFSATYAMGFVGVFATETQGVTIASGDADKLTLILNLVYNPEWVTALVIAGAIAAGLSTLSGNLLAIGALLSQDIITTLKPSIPTRMRVRLGYAAVFTGGIVSILLAINPPAFLVVSILWAFGLAGVTNAPLIIVGVWWKEANKYGAMAASLIGGLIYILVSPFVFPSIVLTGHGVTDGMGLSGAMLAIPISFVLMIVVSYITNRIPKLSAGLTTKEDHKLIERIHGWSNVHPGRYNSTIGAAITVVVFSVIAVWALMPWNL from the coding sequence ATGGAAGATACAATGTGGAGATTGGAAAATCCAATATTAGGTATTGCAGCAATCATTGTAATGTTTCTCGTCTTTTATATTGTTGGATATATATCCAACCGCAAAAGCAGTTCTGTTGCAGATCTCTACGTAGCAGGTTCTTCTATCGGTCCTATTACAAATGGACTGGCGATGGCCTCTACATATATGAGCCTGGCTACGTTTCTGGGAATCACAGCACTGATACTTGAACTCCAGGTTCCGTTTATTATGCTGTGGATTCAGCTGATTCTCTCTATTCCACTAATTACGATTATTTACGGCACGAGCCTTCGACGGATGGGTGCTTTTTCTCCGACCCACTTTATTCGTGAACGTTACGGAGTAAGTGCTTCAATCATTGCGGCTCTTTTTATGATTCTCGTGTCATTGATGTACGCGCTCGGCCAGATGATCGGCATAGCGCTCGCATTTGAAATGGCTCTCGGGATTCCTTACCTTCCGGGACTGCTCGTCGGTGGTCTGATTATCGTCGGCTACGTTACGATCGGCGGTATGGCCGGGGCATCGAACAATGCGGCGATACAGATGGTCATTATCGCCCTGATGTTTATTATCCCGCTTGGGGCCATCATGAAAGCCGTCGGCGGAACAGGCTGGTTTTTCCCGCCGCTTCTATATTCCGATATGGTTCCGGCCATGGTGGATGCGATGCCGAACTTCTTTGATTACCAGTTCTCACCTAAATGGTATTTCAGTCTTCTTGGACTGACGGTCGGCTCTCTCGGACTGCCCCATCTGGCCATGCGTATTTACACGGCTTCCAACCTGCAGTCTGCACGAAAAGCGATGGTATGGTTTGCATTTATTATCGGACTCGTTTTCTCTGCAACCTATGCAATGGGATTTGTCGGCGTTTTCGCTACAGAAACGCAGGGAGTAACAATTGCTTCGGGAGACGCAGACAAGCTTACTTTAATATTAAACCTTGTTTATAATCCGGAATGGGTAACCGCCCTCGTTATCGCAGGGGCAATTGCTGCGGGTCTTTCCACACTGAGCGGAAACCTGCTTGCGATCGGAGCTCTCCTGTCTCAGGATATTATTACAACATTAAAGCCGTCCATTCCCACCCGGATGAGAGTCCGTCTTGGATATGCGGCTGTATTTACAGGCGGGATCGTCAGTATTCTGCTTGCGATTAATCCTCCGGCATTTCTCGTGGTCAGCATTCTCTGGGCATTCGGTCTTGCCGGAGTCACGAACGCACCGCTGATTATCGTAGGTGTCTGGTGGAAAGAAGCGAACAAGTACGGAGCTATGGCAGCATCCCTTATCGGTGGGCTGATTTATATTCTCGTATCGCCGTTCGTTTTCCCGTCCATCGTTTTAACCGGTCATGGAGTAACGGATGGTATGGGTCTGTCCGGGGCGATGCTGGCCATCCCGATCAGTTTCGTACTCATGATCGTCGTATCATACATTACAAACAGAATTCCGAAACTTTCAGCAGGACTGACAACAAAAGAAGACCACAAACTGATCGAGCGCATTCACGGCTGGAGCAACGTGCATCCCGGGCGTTATAACAGTACGATCGGTGCAGCCATAACAGTTGTTGTATTTTCTGTCATTGCTGTCTGGGCGTTAATGCCTTGGAATCTGTAA
- a CDS encoding YwgA family protein has protein sequence MLHEHAKLLSLLKGTGEVVGRKKLQKMVYIAKRLNQPFHEKYQFHMYGPYSEELTLKIEEMCQAEFVSELREKKAGYYQYRYELSEKGEQFLEAVQPGEEIDRAMLLELNGCSSKFLELVSTVLYFDHLPEEEVKKKVYKVKAKQNYSEEDIDQAYAYIATLRPH, from the coding sequence GTGCTGCATGAACATGCCAAGCTTCTTTCTTTATTAAAAGGAACCGGGGAAGTCGTCGGAAGGAAAAAGCTTCAGAAAATGGTGTATATCGCCAAGCGGCTGAACCAGCCGTTCCACGAAAAATACCAGTTTCATATGTACGGCCCCTACTCCGAAGAACTGACGCTGAAGATAGAAGAAATGTGCCAGGCGGAATTTGTATCGGAGCTCCGCGAAAAAAAAGCGGGCTATTACCAGTACCGCTACGAGCTCTCAGAAAAAGGGGAGCAGTTTCTGGAGGCAGTGCAGCCGGGAGAGGAAATCGACCGGGCGATGCTGCTGGAACTGAACGGATGTTCCTCTAAATTTCTTGAACTTGTTTCCACTGTCCTCTATTTTGATCACCTGCCTGAAGAAGAAGTGAAAAAGAAAGTATATAAAGTGAAAGCCAAACAGAACTATTCGGAGGAAGACATCGATCAGGCCTATGCCTATATTGCCACACTCCGTCCTCATTAA
- a CDS encoding 2-hydroxymuconate tautomerase: protein MPIVTVQILEGRTDDQKRALVEEVTKAVTTTVDAPADRVSVVIEEMKPQNFGKAGVRASDQ from the coding sequence ATGCCGATTGTAACCGTTCAAATTCTTGAAGGCCGTACTGATGACCAGAAGAGAGCGCTTGTAGAAGAAGTAACGAAAGCCGTGACAACGACTGTGGATGCCCCGGCGGACCGCGTCTCTGTCGTCATCGAAGAGATGAAGCCGCAGAACTTCGGAAAAGCAGGAGTCCGCGCCAGCGACCAGTAA
- a CDS encoding acyl-CoA dehydrogenase family protein yields MNFYEQDPLLKEILREQMDETFFAWAEEKLHAFGGSCAHEIDERARHTDGDGRPQLIKYDRYGNDQSYVWVNEGYRETVRQTYEAGIVGYVHKDIPELGRRGSYLYSFAQGYLLSQSEPGFYCPVTLTMAAAYLVEQYADRELREKYLPHLTSTGETELFEGATFLTERQGGSDVGANDTTALEAGEDGKYRLYGEKYFASNAGMCGVAMVLARINDAEPGSKGLSLFLVPWRTDEGALNNLSIRRLKDKLGVRAVPSAEVEFDGAEAFLVGDRTRGFYYMMEALNLSRICNSAASIGIMRRAFTEAESYAKERKAFGRELIQYPMVQDTLVRMKVKLEAETRTVFSLVHTFDGWYNGQKTKEKDGFLRLLIALVKAETADQSIHFSHEAIEMHGGNGYIEDFATPRLLRDAQVLTVWEGTRNILGLEVLRLFEKFQMDEEFTAYIRKEISPFELTGKQLLLEYTAKLEEELQQLRKMEKLEKTRHINGLSKKMVVLLESLEMLRAAGKETDKTKQERKQTAAAVFLKTQLHPLWGNRTETWTQEESEKVLHL; encoded by the coding sequence ATGAATTTTTACGAACAGGATCCGCTTCTGAAAGAAATTCTCCGTGAACAGATGGATGAGACTTTTTTCGCGTGGGCCGAAGAAAAACTTCACGCATTCGGCGGAAGCTGTGCTCACGAGATCGACGAACGGGCCAGGCATACGGACGGAGACGGACGTCCGCAGCTGATTAAATATGACCGCTACGGTAACGATCAGTCGTACGTCTGGGTCAATGAAGGGTACCGGGAAACAGTGAGACAGACCTACGAGGCAGGCATTGTCGGCTACGTGCATAAAGACATTCCCGAACTCGGCAGGCGCGGCAGCTACCTTTATTCCTTTGCTCAGGGCTACCTGCTTTCCCAGTCAGAACCGGGTTTTTACTGTCCGGTGACTTTGACGATGGCGGCGGCCTATCTGGTCGAGCAGTATGCAGACAGGGAATTGAGGGAGAAATATCTTCCTCATCTTACCTCCACAGGGGAAACTGAATTATTTGAAGGCGCCACCTTTTTGACGGAACGTCAGGGAGGATCGGACGTCGGCGCCAATGATACAACCGCCTTGGAGGCCGGGGAAGATGGGAAGTACCGCCTTTACGGAGAAAAATATTTTGCAAGCAATGCCGGCATGTGTGGAGTGGCGATGGTTCTCGCCCGTATCAACGACGCTGAACCAGGATCGAAAGGTCTTTCGCTGTTTCTTGTCCCGTGGAGAACGGACGAGGGGGCTTTGAATAACCTGTCTATCCGGCGTCTGAAAGATAAGCTCGGTGTCCGTGCCGTACCTTCTGCCGAAGTGGAATTCGACGGAGCAGAGGCTTTTCTCGTCGGCGACAGGACGCGCGGCTTCTATTACATGATGGAAGCACTGAACTTATCAAGAATCTGCAATTCCGCAGCTTCGATAGGGATTATGAGGAGAGCATTTACTGAGGCAGAAAGCTATGCAAAGGAAAGAAAAGCATTCGGCCGGGAGCTGATCCAGTATCCGATGGTGCAGGATACGCTCGTGCGCATGAAAGTGAAATTGGAAGCGGAAACGCGTACGGTTTTCTCTCTCGTTCACACCTTCGACGGCTGGTACAACGGCCAAAAAACGAAAGAGAAGGACGGCTTCCTGCGCCTGCTGATTGCACTCGTCAAAGCAGAAACGGCGGATCAGTCCATTCATTTTTCCCACGAGGCGATTGAGATGCACGGAGGCAACGGCTATATAGAGGACTTTGCCACCCCGAGACTGCTCCGCGATGCCCAGGTGCTTACGGTATGGGAAGGGACGCGTAATATTCTCGGACTGGAAGTTCTGCGACTGTTTGAAAAGTTTCAGATGGATGAAGAATTTACTGCCTATATCCGGAAAGAAATTTCACCGTTCGAGCTCACCGGAAAACAGTTACTTCTGGAATACACAGCTAAACTGGAAGAAGAGCTGCAGCAGCTTCGGAAAATGGAGAAGCTGGAAAAAACGAGGCATATAAACGGCCTGTCGAAGAAAATGGTCGTTCTCCTCGAAAGCTTGGAAATGCTCCGGGCTGCCGGAAAAGAAACAGACAAAACAAAGCAGGAAAGGAAGCAGACAGCAGCCGCTGTGTTTTTAAAAACGCAGCTTCACCCGCTCTGGGGAAACAGAACGGAGACATGGACACAGGAAGAAAGCGAAAAAGTACTTCATCTTTAG